The Niabella beijingensis genomic interval AGCCAGTTGGGGATCCAGCCCAGACCAGCCACGATCACATACACATCCATTGGTGAAGGATGGAAAAACTGTACCAGTATCCATTTCCAGAGGCGCAGGGTAATAGCAGAAAGGGTGAGTGCATAGCTGCGGATCATCATAAAACGGTGCTCCCGAAACTGTTGCTGCCGCGCCGCCATCACAGCCCGCAACGTAAATGCCCACCACAGTACTGATAATGTTATGAAAAAGAAGATGGCCAGCCCGCCGCCATTAGCATGTATCCCCATTATAAAACCCGTGGGCGCGGAAAAAAACAGTACCACCAGCACATAAACATATCCGGTTATCCGGTGCACGCTCCTGTGCTCCCGCAGCAGGTACCGGCTGAACTGGGTAAACCCTGCTACCAGACAGAACATTGAAGTGTAAACATGCGTATAAAATACCGGTAAATAATACCAGAGGTTTTCCACTTCCGTCTGTTTGATCTGCAGAAAGGAGGCCCTAGTGCTGGCCGGAATGTACCGCAGTGTGATCTCCAGCATTAAAAAACTAAAAAATCCCAGCAATGCCAAGGCAAGGAACTGCGCAGTTGTCTTATGCTTTTTTGTTAGCTGCAAGAAGTTTTGGTATAAAAATAGGAAAAATTCCAACACCCGGATAATACCTGCGGGGCATCCGGTACCGGCATACGGCAATTACCGGGCTGCTATTGTTTCAATTTTTTAATTGTTGTTTGCACGGTGTGGTTGTAGGTACTGATCTGTTTACTCAGCAGATCCATTTGTTCCTTATAAACCGCATAGGCTTTTTCCAGTTTGCGGATATCCTGAACAATGGCATGATCTGTACCTTTTCGTGCCAATGCCAGGTGCTGCAACCGTTTTATTGTTTTTATATGTTGCGAGTGAACAATGCCTTTCATATTGTTCCTGTCTTAAAACTGCTACTTCCCCTTGTCGACAAACATGAGACGTAATCCCGTGATGTTCATACCGGTCCAGTCGTCTCTGCCTTCATCTGTGAAGATATAGGTAAACACCGTATTATGCTCATCCGAATAACTGGATGTAGCTGCATTAATATCCAGCAGGCTGCCAAATGCGCCCCGTGCAGGGATAACCATTTTATCGGAACTTCTGAGTATCGAAAGATAATTGGTATAAGGTCCTGCTCCGGGTCTGAACCTGGGCTTAAACAATTTATATGCCGTTGTAAACGGTCCGCTGTCAATGTCGGCTAACGTATCCCGGGCGATGATCACGGTATCCTCAATAAACCAGGGGTCTTCGGGTATCTCCCGCAGCACAATTTGATATTGCGTTATCACAATATCAACCGGTGCTTCACCAATTGCCGTTTTTGCCAGGTTAAGGAATTTCAGTTTTATATAGCCCGGATCCGGCATCAGCTCTTCACTCTGGGTATTTTTCATCAGCAGG includes:
- a CDS encoding DUF2306 domain-containing protein — translated: MQLTKKHKTTAQFLALALLGFFSFLMLEITLRYIPASTRASFLQIKQTEVENLWYYLPVFYTHVYTSMFCLVAGFTQFSRYLLREHRSVHRITGYVYVLVVLFFSAPTGFIMGIHANGGGLAIFFFITLSVLWWAFTLRAVMAARQQQFREHRFMMIRSYALTLSAITLRLWKWILVQFFHPSPMDVYVIVAGLGWIPNWLVAEYIIYKIKSK